The Prevotella sp. E2-28 genome includes the window GGCACTCGTAAGTATAATTACTTCTTGAATGACAGATGACAGTATGACAGTAGGATTTAAAAAGTCTCATGCGTACATATATGTGAGCGGTACGTGAGGAGTTATAGAATATAGACGTCATCCTGTCATCTGTCTCTGTTTTTATCTCAGCCAGTTCACGTTAAAAGAAATCCATAAACATTCGCGTAAAGAACACCTAGAGGAGTAGTCTTAGAAGCTTGACCACACGTGTTAGAGTATAAATAAGGTAAAGATTTCGATTTATTATTTGATAATTAAATAGAAAATTACTATCTTTGCACCATGAAACACCTTGTGATTCGTAATTTTGGGCCCTTGAAGGAGGTCGATGTCGAACTGAAACGTATCAATGTTATCATTGGTTCGCAGAGTTCCGGTAAGAGTTGTGTGCTCAAAACCGCTTGCTATTGCACGTGGGTGGAGAAGCGTATCGAACTGACTCAAACTTCCGATTTCTTTGCAAAAGACGGGAACTTCTTAAAGGAGTTAGAGCGTTTCCACAAATTGAAAGGATATATCAAAGAAGATACTTTCATAGGTTACGAGTCAGATTTCATGGCCTTCTCATATGATAATGCCACCAAGACATTTAAGTTTGACTGGAAAGAAGACCGTTGGAATTACCGTCGTTCAAAGGTAACCTATATTCCTGCTGAGAGGAATCTGGTGGCAGCCATCCCCAACTGGTTCCAAGTGAAATTTGCTGATGATAACATCCGTGACTTCATGGCCGACTGGGAAACGGCACGGCAGGCTACACAAGAGGATTTGTCGGTTTTGAATCTTGGTGTATCATACCATTATGATGCAAATACGAAATCGGATAAGGTACAGGTTGCTGATGGCGTGACACTCGATTTTACAAATACTTCAAGTGGCTTACAGTCTGTCATTCCTTTATTCGTACATCTTAATTATATTACAAAAATAAAATCGGGAAAAACAGCGAGTTTTGCAACACTTCAGGAATTGAAGATGCTGACATCCAAACTGGATGAAGAAGGCAAAATGGACTCGTATAACAATTATGCTTCTACTTACCATTGTGACATCTTCTTGGAAGAGCCCGAAGCTAATCTCTTCCCGCCCACACAGTCCAACCTCGTAGAATGGTTGCTGTCATTGACAAAAGGTAAACAGCCAAATAATCTTTTTGTGGCTACCCATAGTCCCTATATACTTAATGCTTTTCTTGAAAAGCAGGATGACGACATCAACCTGTTTTTTACGAATTACCAAGATGGCCAAGTATTGGTAAGGACTGCCACAGAAGAAAATATGCAGGAGATATATGATTATGGTGTAGATGCCTTTTTCAATATAGAATCTTTGGGATAAACCGAGTATGAAAGATTTGTATATTGTCCCTGAGTGCTATGTTGATACCAACTTGGTTGAGTCATTATTGAATTCTGATGGAGTTAATCATCAGAAAGGGTGTAATACCGTAGTCAATACGATGAACGGCAAAGTTCTCAATGATAGTTTTGCAGTTGGTGTTATAGACTCTGACAAGCGAAAGCCTTCTTATGTTAATGAGTTTACTGAGATTGCTCACACAGAACACCTGTCTTTATTAAAACATGCTACAAAAGCACATTTTTTAATAATGGTAAATCCAGCAATGGATAAGTTCATATTAGATTGTGCAGAAGATGAGGGCGTTGATTTAAGCGAGTATGATTTGCCTTCTGATTTAGATGCGTTCAAAAATCAGACGAAAGCTGTAAGTACAAAGAGCGACGTTCGATTCAAGCGCCTCTTTAAGAACCTGAAGAATAACTCAGAGATTATGATTTTACGTAACGTACTCAATTATTTCAAAATCAATCAATACAAATCAAATAGTGCAGATTTACTGATGCTCTTTCAATAAATTGATGTAGACAATGCTTGAAATTATCTCCTTCAGTTCATGTTGCAGATAGAAACTACGTGCAAAATAACTCCTTTCAGCGCATGTCTCAGATAATCAGTGAACTAGGACGTTGCTGAAAGGAAACATGGAAAGAATCAAATAATTGTGAAAAATGCAGTTTAGAGACACAAATACCTGCAGACCTGACGTCTTCTGGTTGCCGAGGGCCATACCGAGAACGCGCTCCACCTTTTGACGCTTTGCTTGCAAAGAACCAGTGCAAGCACCAGAAATCTCGAACTGAGGCTATAAATATAATAATGTAGGAAACGTAAAAGCGGGAAGCCGAGGCCGAGTATGTCGGCGCAGCTTCCCACCCAGATAATGTGTTTAATTCACTTTCACCAAAGTATTAGCTGCCACATTGGCCTGCACTTCATAGCCTGAAGGAATTTCTGCCTTGGAGCCACAAATAAAGCAGGCTGGCCAAACCACCAATGCAAAGAGAGTAACAGACAATACCGTGCGGTTTTTGCCAGTCACATAGACATCGCCATTTGCAAGAGGAATTATCTCACCATTAGGACCGTATATTTCAGAGATTTTGATTCCAAGACGACCTTTAGTTCCCCACCAAGAAGACTTTTTAGCTTCATACACTGTACCGTTTACCGTCGTGCCATAGGGAATAGCGGTGATTCCATCGACATTGATGTCGCGAGAGACACGGAAAGCAACTTTCTGCCCTACGCTAACATCAGCAGCTTTAGTAGGATTGACAATTTGCAACGGAACAGGTGTACCTGCCTTTACCGTTACTTCCTTCTGTGCGAATGTAGTCATTGACAT containing:
- a CDS encoding AAA family ATPase, which encodes MKHLVIRNFGPLKEVDVELKRINVIIGSQSSGKSCVLKTACYCTWVEKRIELTQTSDFFAKDGNFLKELERFHKLKGYIKEDTFIGYESDFMAFSYDNATKTFKFDWKEDRWNYRRSKVTYIPAERNLVAAIPNWFQVKFADDNIRDFMADWETARQATQEDLSVLNLGVSYHYDANTKSDKVQVADGVTLDFTNTSSGLQSVIPLFVHLNYITKIKSGKTASFATLQELKMLTSKLDEEGKMDSYNNYASTYHCDIFLEEPEANLFPPTQSNLVEWLLSLTKGKQPNNLFVATHSPYILNAFLEKQDDDINLFFTNYQDGQVLVRTATEENMQEIYDYGVDAFFNIESLG